A genome region from Cognatishimia activa includes the following:
- a CDS encoding lysozyme inhibitor LprI family protein, with the protein MRKILIALGLLASPLAAQEVDCTNATNQMEMNFCAAQFYGYADEDLNLSYKLAMAQAKEMDKYIAADELPSATMLRDAQRAWITYRDLACAAESTLVRGGSMEPLMYYSCLERETRSRTESLRIFGETN; encoded by the coding sequence ATGCGTAAGATTTTGATTGCTTTGGGGCTTTTGGCCTCGCCTTTGGCCGCGCAAGAGGTCGATTGCACCAATGCCACGAACCAGATGGAAATGAATTTCTGTGCAGCGCAGTTTTATGGCTATGCGGACGAAGACCTGAACCTCTCCTATAAGCTCGCCATGGCGCAGGCCAAGGAAATGGACAAATACATCGCAGCAGACGAGCTGCCTTCCGCCACAATGCTGCGCGATGCGCAACGCGCGTGGATCACCTACCGAGACCTTGCATGCGCTGCGGAAAGCACCTTGGTGCGTGGCGGCAGCATGGAACCGCTGATGTACTATAGCTGCCTTGAACGCGAGACCCGCAGCCGCACGGAAAGCCTGCGCATTTTCGGAGAAACGAACTAA
- the folE2 gene encoding GTP cyclohydrolase FolE2 has product MNMHPSKSKSELSRDEAQEALEKLRAWAKDASPTEIAELEPAIARLLPGQEVANYPELSRDYPEDFTVDAAYRETLPDLQNGPTSLIKGAKKQIQHVGISNFRLPISYRTREGGDVTLETSVTGTVSLEEDKKGINMSRIMRSFYKHAEKTFSFEVLEHALKDYKSDLGSFDARIQMRLRYPMKIPSLRSGLEGYQYYDIAMEKVDVNGKPLKIMHLDYVYSSTCPCSLELSEHARQSRGQLATPHSQRSVARISVVTKPIQKLWFEDLIDMARRAVPTETQVMVKREDEQAFAELNAANPIFVEDAARLFCAELQQDERIGDFRVIASHQESLHSHDAVSILTEGETFESGSIDPKLFTTLFHVG; this is encoded by the coding sequence ATGAACATGCACCCATCCAAATCAAAGTCCGAGCTCAGCCGGGACGAGGCCCAAGAGGCCCTTGAGAAGCTGCGCGCTTGGGCCAAGGACGCGAGCCCCACTGAGATTGCCGAACTGGAACCCGCCATTGCGCGGCTTTTGCCCGGCCAAGAGGTTGCGAATTATCCCGAGCTGTCGCGTGACTACCCCGAGGATTTCACCGTCGACGCCGCTTACCGCGAGACGCTGCCGGATTTGCAAAACGGGCCGACCAGCCTGATCAAAGGCGCCAAGAAACAGATCCAGCACGTTGGGATCTCGAATTTCCGCCTGCCAATTTCCTACCGCACCCGCGAAGGCGGGGATGTGACCCTTGAGACCTCTGTGACCGGTACGGTCAGCCTTGAAGAGGACAAGAAGGGCATCAATATGTCCCGCATCATGCGCAGCTTTTATAAGCACGCGGAAAAGACCTTTAGTTTCGAAGTGCTGGAACATGCGCTGAAAGACTATAAGTCGGACCTTGGAAGTTTTGATGCGCGCATACAGATGCGCCTGCGCTATCCAATGAAGATCCCGTCTTTGCGCTCGGGCCTTGAGGGCTATCAGTATTACGATATCGCCATGGAAAAGGTGGATGTGAACGGCAAGCCGCTCAAAATCATGCATCTGGACTATGTCTATTCCTCGACCTGTCCGTGTTCGTTGGAACTTTCTGAACACGCACGCCAATCGCGTGGACAGTTGGCGACGCCGCATTCCCAACGCTCTGTGGCGCGGATTTCTGTGGTGACCAAGCCCATCCAGAAGCTGTGGTTTGAGGACCTGATCGACATGGCCCGCCGCGCGGTGCCGACCGAAACGCAGGTCATGGTGAAACGCGAGGACGAACAGGCCTTTGCGGAACTGAATGCGGCGAACCCGATCTTTGTAGAAGACGCTGCACGTCTGTTCTGTGCTGAGTTGCAGCAAGACGAGCGCATCGGTGATTTCCGCGTCATCGCCAGCCATCAGGAAAGCTTGCACAGCCATGACGCGGTCTCGATCCTGACTGAGGGCGAGACCTTTGAGTCGGGCTCCATCGATCCCAAGCTCTTCACAACACTCTTCCACGTTGGCTGA
- the metZ gene encoding O-succinylhomoserine sulfhydrylase: MSDWNKRTKLVHGGTRRSQYNEVSEAIYMTQGFVYDNAEQAEARFIETGPDEFIYARYGNPTVDMFEKRIALLEGAEDAFAAASGMAAVNGALTSLVQAGDHVVSAKALFGSCLHILENILSKFGVEVTFVDGTDLDAWRAAVRPDTKVCFFESMSNPTLEVIDIKAVADIAHSVGATVVVDNVFSTPVYSKAIEQGADVVVYSATKHIDGQGRALGGVILGTKDYIRGTLEPYMKHTGGSLSPFNAWIMLKGLETIDLRVKAQAESALAIAEAVEGNPALERAIYPGLKTHAQNALVQSQLSGCGGTVLSLDVKGGKEAAFKFLNALTIPVISNNLGDSKSIATHPATTTHQRLSDELKAELGITPGLIRFSVGLEDTDDLIKDVRVALEASQV; encoded by the coding sequence ATGAGCGACTGGAACAAGCGGACGAAACTTGTGCATGGCGGCACACGTCGGAGCCAGTACAACGAGGTCAGCGAAGCGATCTACATGACGCAGGGCTTTGTCTATGACAATGCCGAGCAAGCAGAGGCACGCTTTATCGAGACCGGTCCTGATGAATTTATCTATGCCCGTTATGGCAACCCGACCGTGGATATGTTCGAGAAACGTATCGCGTTGCTTGAGGGGGCAGAGGATGCTTTTGCCGCGGCCTCTGGGATGGCGGCGGTCAATGGCGCGCTGACCTCTTTGGTGCAGGCAGGCGATCATGTGGTGTCCGCGAAGGCTCTGTTTGGGTCTTGTTTGCACATTCTGGAAAACATCCTCTCGAAGTTCGGCGTCGAAGTGACCTTTGTCGACGGTACCGATCTGGATGCCTGGCGCGCGGCGGTTCGGCCTGACACTAAGGTCTGTTTCTTTGAATCTATGTCCAACCCGACGCTTGAAGTCATCGACATCAAGGCCGTCGCGGACATCGCGCATTCCGTCGGCGCGACGGTCGTCGTCGACAACGTTTTCTCGACCCCAGTCTATTCCAAAGCCATCGAGCAGGGTGCTGATGTTGTCGTTTACTCTGCGACCAAACATATCGACGGGCAGGGGCGTGCTCTGGGCGGCGTGATCCTTGGCACCAAAGATTACATCCGCGGCACGCTTGAGCCTTACATGAAACACACCGGCGGCTCGCTGAGCCCGTTCAACGCGTGGATCATGCTTAAGGGGCTTGAGACTATCGATTTGCGTGTGAAGGCGCAGGCCGAAAGCGCTTTGGCTATTGCCGAGGCCGTGGAAGGCAACCCAGCCCTGGAACGCGCGATCTATCCGGGCCTGAAAACCCACGCGCAGAATGCTCTGGTGCAAAGCCAACTCAGCGGCTGCGGCGGCACGGTTCTGTCTTTGGACGTCAAAGGTGGCAAAGAGGCCGCCTTCAAGTTCCTGAATGCGCTGACGATCCCTGTGATTTCCAACAACCTCGGCGATTCCAAATCCATCGCCACCCATCCAGCGACCACCACGCACCAGCGTCTGAGTGACGAGCTGAAGGCCGAGCTGGGCATCACACCGGGTCTCATCCGTTTCTCGGTTGGGCTTGAGGACACAGACGACTTGATCAAGGACGTGCGAGTCGCTTTAGAGGCCTCTCAGGTCTGA
- a CDS encoding glutathione S-transferase N-terminal domain-containing protein produces the protein MTPIDLYYWPTPNGWKASIALEEFGLPYEVHQINIGKGDQFAPDFLRIAPNNRMPAIVDHDGPDGAISVFESGAILQYLARKTGMFYGQGEREHVGVEEWLMWQMGGVGPMAGQTHHFLKYAPEDIAYAKDRYRSETARLYGVLDRRLAENEYVAGDTYTIADMAIWPWASLWQGQEQTLDDKPNLARWLKTVWARPAVRRGRGLLADLRGDRSDTWVVRDLFPDHV, from the coding sequence ATGACACCGATTGACCTTTATTATTGGCCCACGCCCAACGGCTGGAAGGCCTCGATTGCGTTGGAAGAATTCGGCCTGCCCTACGAGGTGCATCAGATCAATATCGGCAAAGGCGACCAATTCGCGCCTGATTTCCTGCGCATTGCGCCGAACAACCGGATGCCCGCGATTGTGGACCATGACGGACCAGACGGAGCGATATCCGTTTTCGAAAGCGGGGCAATCCTGCAATATCTGGCGCGCAAAACCGGCATGTTTTACGGCCAGGGTGAGCGCGAGCACGTTGGCGTCGAAGAATGGCTGATGTGGCAAATGGGCGGCGTCGGCCCGATGGCGGGCCAAACCCACCATTTCCTGAAATACGCTCCCGAGGACATCGCCTACGCCAAGGATCGCTACCGCAGTGAAACCGCGCGGCTCTATGGCGTTCTGGACCGGCGACTTGCCGAAAACGAATATGTCGCAGGTGACACCTACACGATCGCAGATATGGCGATTTGGCCTTGGGCGTCCCTATGGCAAGGACAGGAACAGACTCTGGACGATAAACCCAACCTCGCGCGCTGGCTGAAAACCGTCTGGGCACGACCGGCCGTGCGACGCGGGCGCGGCTTGTTGGCCGACCTGCGCGGAGATCGCAGCGACACCTGGGTGGTGCGCGATCTGTTTCCGGATCACGTTTAG
- a CDS encoding inner membrane-spanning protein YciB, translating into MAGKTINPMLKSALEFGPIILFFIGYLRLRDQVFTIGGTDYDGFIVVTAAFVPLIALTTFILWRLTGHVSKMQLATVVLVTLFGGLSVWLNDDRFFKMKPTMIYVLFGGILGVGLLQGKSYLKFVMEEALPLQDEGWMILTRRLTAFFIGLAVLNEVIWRTQSTDTWVYFKTFGLTAAVFVFFMTQAGVFTKYGIEEDEADNA; encoded by the coding sequence ATGGCAGGCAAGACAATCAACCCGATGCTGAAATCAGCTTTGGAATTCGGCCCGATCATTCTGTTTTTCATCGGCTATCTGCGCCTGCGAGATCAGGTGTTTACCATTGGTGGCACAGACTATGACGGCTTTATCGTGGTGACTGCGGCCTTCGTGCCCCTCATCGCTCTGACCACCTTTATCCTGTGGCGTCTTACCGGGCATGTGTCCAAGATGCAGCTTGCTACCGTCGTCCTCGTGACGCTCTTCGGAGGTCTGTCGGTTTGGCTGAACGACGACCGCTTCTTCAAGATGAAGCCGACCATGATCTATGTGCTTTTTGGCGGGATCCTTGGCGTCGGCCTTCTGCAAGGCAAAAGCTATCTGAAGTTCGTGATGGAAGAGGCACTGCCCTTACAAGATGAGGGCTGGATGATCCTGACTCGTCGCCTCACGGCGTTCTTTATTGGCCTTGCCGTACTGAACGAAGTCATTTGGCGCACCCAGTCCACGGATACCTGGGTTTACTTCAAAACCTTTGGTCTGACGGCGGCTGTATTCGTGTTCTTTATGACCCAAGCCGGCGTCTTCACCAAATACGGGATTGAAGAGGATGAAGCGGATAACGCGTAA